From the Scophthalmus maximus strain ysfricsl-2021 chromosome 11, ASM2237912v1, whole genome shotgun sequence genome, one window contains:
- the msantd4 gene encoding myb/SANT-like DNA-binding domain-containing protein 4: MCAQVTSPRLSVGFLSPLCCQAGFPAGETSEEDEEEQLQCEGNPDPHQGDPQEEGCVVLQAAEAVSSYNEESNYTPQNNMNTAINELKRQAWEEVAQGVNSLGEGELRTAAEVKRRYLDCRALMKRKQLQAELSLSSSTSSLALKTEYDQSSPEHEVASLGAGCDQLLDLSGFPKDCHCDWPELVGLSEPSGHATMAQPDMKMEDDVSEYRLDGDGDVGDGDGEIDDDDIPSLLSDIESRGEGHVGDAYSHNNLGTMGSCKAPTSTTSRDLRLATGLMGMPPHALGGLHNQENVGAGFLAAVEKQRLEVEKQRLAVETERLGVEKERLAVEKERLCQIEVERERMQLDRERLQVERERLRVLLLSQSETADSSLNLPPQQGPPSSSTPSLSSTHDGQRERERGGKGWTTATDLETEKLKLERERLQLEKERLQFFKFEAGRLQIERERLQVEKERMQLQKDHQSRRGTD; this comes from the exons GAAACATcggaagaggacgaggaagagcaACTACAGTGTGAGGGAAACCCAGATCCTCATCAAGGAGATCCACAAGAGGAGGGATGTGTTGTTCTCCAGGCAGCAG AAGCGGTATCTTCATATAATGAAGAATCAAACTACACACCACAAAACAACATG AACACGGCCATTAATGAGCTGAAGAGACAGGCATGGGAGGAAGTGGCACAAGGGGTCAATTCACTTGGGGAGGGCGAGTTGCGAACTGCTGCCGAG GTGAAGCGACGTTACTTGGATTGCCGCGCACTGATGAAGAGGAAGCAGCTTCAGGCCGAgctctccctctcgtcctccACCTCGTCTTTGGCCTTGAAGACGGAGTACGACCAGTCGTCCCCTGAGCATGAGGTGGCCTCTCTGGGAGCGGGGTGCGACCAGCTGCTGGACCTCTCCGGCTTCCCAAAGGACTGTCACTGCGACTGGCCGGAGCTGGTGGGTCTCAGCGAGCCGAGCGGTCACGCCACGATGGCACAACCGGACATGAAGATGGAGGACGATGTCAGCGAATACAGA CTGGATGGCGATGGTGATGtgggagacggagatggagaaaTAGATGACGACGatattccctccctcctcagcgACATCGAGTCACGTGGCGAGGGGCATGTCGGCGACGCTTACTCCCACAACAACCTCGGCACGATGGGCTCCTGCAAGGCCCCgacctccaccaccagcagaGACCTGCGGCTGGCTACTGGCCTGATGGGAATGCCACCTCATGCTCTGGGAGGACTCCACAATCAAGAAAACGTGGGTGCCGGGTTTCTGGCTGCTGTTGAGAAACAGCGACTGGAGGTGGAGAAACAACGCCTGGCTGTGGAGACAGAACGCCTGGGGGTTGAGAAAGAGCGGCTGGCGGTGGAGAAGGAGCGACTTTGTCAGATAGAGGTGGAGCGGGAACGAATGCAGCTCGATAGAGAGAGGCTacaggtggagagggagaggctaAGGGTTTTGCTCCTCAGCCAATCGGAGACCGCGGACTCATCCTTAAACCTTCCGCCACAGCAAGGCCCGCCCTCTTCCTCCACGCCTTCCTTATCCAGCACTCATgacggacagagggagagagagaggggcggtAAAGGATGGACCACAGCGACGGATCTGGAGACGGAGAAGCTGAaactggagagggagagactgcagctggagaaggagagactgCAGTTCTTTAAATTTGAGGCCGGCAGActgcagatagagagagaacgCCTCcaggtggagaaagagaggatgcAGCTGCAGAAAGATCATCAGAGTCGCAGAGGAACAGACTGA